In Gimesia panareensis, the genomic window ACCACTGGAAGCGCTGGGATTTGTGCTCTTGACCGAGCCACAGCCTGTGGTGGTCTGTACGCTGGACTGGACGGGGCTCTGTAACGACGCGCATCTTCAACTGCGTCAGGCACTGGCGAAGGCTGCCGGCACGACTGCAGACCGCGTGGCCGTGCAGTGTGTGCACCAGCACGATGCCCCGTTTGCCTGCCTGGAGACGGACCGGATTGTGCGGGCGCAAGGTGACTTGCCTCCCAACATGGACCCGCAGTTTTTTCAGACCTGTCTCCAGCGGGCAGAGACTGCGGTACGGGAGAGCCTGAAATCACCACGTCGTCTGACGCATGTCGCTTCAGCTCAAGCGGAGGTGGAACAGGTGGCTTCCAACCGACGGGTGCTGAATGATCAGGGTAAGATCCTGAAGAACCGAAGTGTGGCGGCCAGCAGCGATGATATTCGCGATCTGCCGACTGGCGTGATCGATCCCTGGCTGAAGACGGTGGCCTTTTATGATGGCAAAGAGAAAGTCGCCGCCTGCTATTATTACGCCGTGCATCCCATCAGTTACTGTTGTACCGAGGGGCATGTTAACAGCGAGTTCGTAGGGCAGGCGCGCAAGCTGAAGGCCGAGCACGATGCTCCCGATTGTCTGCATGTCTACTTCACAGGCTGTGCGGGCAATATCAACGCGGGAAAATACAACAACAGCGATCACCATGAAAATCGCCCGGTGCTGGCACAGCGGGTCTTTGCGGCGATGGAACGGGCGTCCGAACAACTGCGTCCCGAACCGATCAAGCGGCTGCAGTGGACGACCGCCGATTTCCTGCCGCCGGTCAATCGGGCGTTTTCCATCGCGGAACTGGAGAAGCAGATCAACGATCACAGTCGGCGGGTGGTACATCGGAATCGGCCTGCTTTCACGCTGGCCTGGTTGCGACGGCATGCCGCTCAGAAGCCGATTACATTGAGCGGACTGCACGTCAACCAGATATCCATGCTGCATTTACCAGCCGAGCCATTCATCGAGTATCAGTTGCGGACTCAGATGCTCTACCCCCAGCGATTTATGGCGGTGGCCGGCTACGGGGACGGCGGTCCCTGGTACTTGCCGACCGCGGAAGCTTACTTCCAGGGGGGCTATGAAGTCAGCGTGGCTTTCAGTGGTCCGGAGGTGGATCAGCATCTGATGCGGGGTATCAAAGAGTTGGTGCCGGGTTAGTCGGAAACTCAGGTCAGTTCGGCGATGGGTTTGCCGTGAGGCAGGATGGGAACCGGTCGTCCCTGATGGTCGACGAGGGAGCGGGAGTAATCGATGCCCAGGTGACGATAGATCGTGGCCAGCATGTCTTGAGGCGTATAGGGATTGTGTGTTGGGTATTCGGCTTTGGAGTTGGTGGCCCCGACGACCTGTCCCATTTTCAGATTGCCTCCTGAGAAGAGGGCCGTGTAAGCCTGGGGCCAGTGGTTGCGTCCTGTCCCCGAGCTGTTGGAAGAGAGTCGGGGAGTGCGACCAAATTCACCGACGGCGACGACCATGATTTTTTTGTCCAGGCTGCGTTCGTGGATGTCCTCGATGAGTGTGGCCAGGGCCTGATCCATGTAGGGGAGGCGGACCTGCATGTATTTCGCGAAATGGCCGGGGCGTCCCGCGTTGAGAATGTGATCGTCCCAGTTCGTAAATTCCTGTCCGGTCTTCGGGGTGTTGAAGAACAGAGAAACGACGCCACAGCCGGCTTCCGCCAGACGGCGGGCGAGCAGGCAGCCCTGGCCCCACATGTTGCGTCCGTAGCGGTCACGCAGGCTGTCCGGTTCACGGTCGATCTCGAACGAACGGGCGGCATCAGGGCTGGTCAGCATCTGAAAGGCGAGGTCGCGGAATTTGTCATTGCCGTGCAGGTCACCTGTGAGATCGAGGTCGCTGCGCAGTCGATCGAACTGTTTGAGCAACTGGCGGCGTTCAAGCAGATGCTTCCCATCCATGCCTGCCTGCAGCTTCAGCGAAGGGGGACGATAACTGGTTGACGAAGGCTCGGTCGATTCAAAAGGTCCGTGCTGCATGCCCAGGTAAGTGGGTTGGACCATGTAGAACTTCGAGGGGATCGAGACATAGGGGGGCGTACCCGCATCGGAGAGTCCCCGGACCACACTGGTGACGGAACCGAAGTCGGGATGTTCGCTTTTTGATTGTGAAGTGGGATCCAGTTTGGAGGGACGTTTGCCGGTGAGAACAATGATCCCGCCATCGCTGTGGATGCCGACGTCATGATGCAGGGAGCGGACGAGCGAGAATTTATCTGCGATTTTGGCCTGTCGCGGAAAGAGTTCGCAGAGATCCATCCCCGGGACATTCGTGGAGATCGGATTGAAGAGGGAGCGGTAGTCCGAGGGGGCGTCCGGTTTAAGGTCGTAGGTTTCCAGTTGCGAGGGGCCGCCATGCAGGAAGAGCAGAATGACGGATGTGTCAGGTCGGGTCGGGGCGGCTTCACCACGGAGAGACAGCAGTTGCGGGAGTGAGAGACCGCTCAGAGCGAGGGATCCGATGCGCATAAATTCGCGTCGGTTCACCGGTCCGCTGCAGTGTTTGCCCGTCATTTGATTTCATCCCGTTCTGGAGCACCCGGCGACGCACTCGGGTGGAACTTTGAAATATCAACAAGCGATTATATGTGCGTGGTTTGGAAAATGCCAGAGGAACCTGAATGATGGGGCCTGAATCAGGTTCAGGGGGTGTGCTCTTCGGGGGGAATCGGGCGGCCGTGAGGGTCCTGGTCGGTGTCGAGGGTGTCGGCGTTGAGGCGGTCGCGGAGTTCCCGATCGGTGAAATGTTCCAGTTGCTCAGCCTGGCGGTGAATGGTCTCAGCGGACATGCCCGCGTGTTCGACGAGGTAGTGTTCCCAGAGGCGATGGGAGCGGACGAGTTGCCGGGCCCGGTCGCGGCCGGTGTCGGTCAGGGTGTAGGTTCCATTGGCGTGCACGAGCTGGCTGTGCCGAACGAGGTAGCCGAGTGTCAGGCTGGTGGGCAACGGACGGGAAAAGAGGATGTCCCGCAGGTAGAGGGCGTCGGGTCTGAGCTCCGGATCCCGTTCCTCAATGCGGTACATCAGGGCGACGATGTCATCCGCGAGGATCTGCCAGGCCAGTAACTGACGACGGAGGAAGACGATTACCACGCCGTGCCGGGGGCCGAACAGGGCGGCGATCACAAACAGCAGACCGGCTGAGACCGCCATCATGCCGGCCGTGGATGTGCTCTGGAAATTGAACCAGTAGGGGACGGTGATGGCACTGATATGACCGATGATGGCGGAGAGCATCGCCAGCAGAACACTGAGGATCAGCATGACTCCCAGTCGGTCGGTGAGCATATAGGCGGCGGCGGGGGGCACGACGAACATGGCGACGACCAGGATATTTCCGACTGCTTCAAAGCTGGCAACCGCGGTGATCGCTACCAGGGTCATGAGCGCATAATGAATGAGTGTGGCATTGAAGCCGGTGGTGGTGGCCAGGGCCGGGTCGAAGGAACTGAGCTTCAGCTCTTTGAGAAACAGGATGACGAACAGCAGGTTGATCACGAATACGATCGAGAGCACAACGACCACGCGGGGGATCTCCCAGCCGGCAACGAGCACGGTGTCGGCGGGCGTGAGTTCGATGGCACCGTAGAGCACGCAACCCGGATCGAGATCGACGCGATCGGCGGCCTGGACGATCATCACCAGTCCCAGGGCAAACAGAGAGGTGAAGACGACACCCATTGAGGCGCCTTCGTCCACTTTTCCGAAGCCGCGAATCCATTCTGTGAACAGCGCGGTCAGAATGCCGGCAATGACGGCGCCGATAAACATCGGCAGGCTGCTGCGCGAGTCGCTGATCAAAAAGGCGGCGGCCAGTCCCGGCAGGACAGCGTGAGTGATCGCATCACCGAGCATGCTCATCTTGCGGAGCACTAGAAAATTACCCAGCAGGGCAGTCGCAGCAGCGCACAGCATCCCCGCGACGATGATCCAGCCATCCAACGTCCAGCTCCACTGTTCGAGTCCTCCCATCAGGTGGCCTCCCGGACAGTTGGAGTGACGGGGGGCTGCTGCAGATCAATGGCATGGGGGCTCTGCAGAATTCCTTCCGTCGACTGACGGACGAGCAGGACTTCCAGCTCGGCGATCACCTCCGGTTCCAGGACGTGTTCGATGGCGTCAGCATCCTGATCGACTTTGCTGGAAGCGACTTCCGCGTAGGTAATCAGATAGAGTTCCCAGAGGCGGTGTTCGTGAACCACGCGGGCAGCTTCCTTCAAGCCGGAGAGTGTTAACTGTATGCGGTTGTCCGAGAGTTGTGTGACGAGGCGTTCGTCCTGGGCGCGTCGGATGATTTTTTTGAGCGCGGGCAGGGACCAGCTTCGCATCTGTTCCAGGGCGGAGAGCGAGACCGGCTGTACGTTCTCCGTGACATCGATGGGAAGCTGCTGATGAGTCTCCAGGTATTCGTAGAGGCCCCGCAGCAGGTGTTGCCGATTGACTTTGGTATTCAGTTCGTAACGCCGGTATTTGCGAACCAGAATTCCACGCGGCACACCGAAGATCATGCTGAACAGAAACATTGTGGTCGCGACCAGGACGATCATCGCCCCTGAGGGAAGATTGGGAAAGATGGCGCTCATGCCCGATCCGATCATCCCGCTGAGAGCACCCAGCACGACTGCAACGAAGGTGAGCCAGAACATTTTTTCGGTCCAGAAACGGGCAGCAGCGGGAGGGATTACGAGCAGTGAGATCATCAGGATCAGCCCCACGGCCTGCAGGCCGATGATGGTCACGACGACGACGAGTCCCATCAGGATCGTATCAAGCAGGATGACGGGAAAGCCGCGCGAATCAGCAAAGCCTTCGTCGAAGCAGAGCAGTGTCAGTTCCTTGTAGAGGAGCAACGCAATCAGTACACAACTCAGGCCGGCACCGCCGATCAGCCAGGCATCGCTGGCAACCATGGAAGCCGTTTTTCCGTAGATAAACGATTCGAGACCGGCGGCGTGTCCGGTCTGCATCTGCTGGACAATGCTCAACAGTGCGATTCCAGCGCCGAAGAAGACACTCAGCACGATTCCCAGGGCGGCATCTTCCTTGAGCCGGGTCAGGTTGCGAATCAGGAGAATACCGGCGATGCCGAGTAAACCACTGATCGCGGCACCGGTCAGCAGGATGGGGAGCGATTTTCCATTCAGGCCCAGTGTACTGGCGATGATGAAGGCGATCGCGATCCCGGGCAGGGTAGCGTGGCTGAGAGCATCACCCATCAGGGCACGTTTACGGAGCAGGGCGAAGCTGCCGATCATGCCGGCGGACATGCCGAGCAGGGTGGTGCCCAGGATCACGATGCGGGTGTTGTAGTCCTGCATGAGGAAGACGCGTTTCCAGTCTTCCCAGGCGGGCCACTCGATACTGCGATCGGTGATGGACTGCTGCTTATGCACAGTTTTTCCCTCGGCTGCCAGCAGGGCCGGGCCGGGGAGCAGGAGCATCAGCAGGAGCAGAATTCGCGCGCCGCGACTCATAGAGACTGCTCCCGGCGGCGCATGGTTTCGGTGGCTTCTTCGAGCAGGGTGAGACGGCCGCCGTAGGTTTTCTGCAGATTCTCGGGGGTGAAAACGTCTGCGGTGGGACCATGATCGATGACGCGCATGTTGAGCAGGATGACGTAGTCAAAGTATTCGGGGACGGTCTGCAGATCGTGGTGAATCACCAGAGCGGTTTTGCCAGCCTGCTTCATTTCCTGCAGGATCTTGACGATCGCTTTTTCCGTCGCGGCATCGACGGCGGCGAAGGGTTCGTCCATCAGGTACAGGTCGGCGTCCTGAACCAGGGCGCGGGCGAGGAAGGTCCGCTGCTGCTGTCCGCCGGAGAGCTGGCTGATCTGGCGACGGGCGTAGTCGGCGATGCCCACGCGTTCGAGGGCATCCAGCGCGCGTTCCCGATGTTTTTTGCGGACAGGCAGGCACCAGCCGATTTCGCGGTAGAGCCCCATGGTGACGACATCGAGAGCATCCACAGGGAAATCCCAGTCGACGCTTTCCCGCTGGGGGACATAGCCGACGCGGTGTCGATTTTTCTGATAGGGTTTTCCGAAGATGTTGACCCGGCCGGAGGCCTTGGGGATCAGTTCCATGATGGTTTTGATCAGCGTACTTTTGCCAGCGCCGTTGGGGCCGACGATCCCGACCAGTTTGCCTGGGGGAATGTCGAAGCTCACGTCCCAGATCACGGGTTTGCGGTGATAGGCGACAGTGAGGTCATAGACGGAAAGAGGAATCTCCGTCGGGGACAGTCCTGATTGCGGTAACGGATTCTGGCTTTCAGATGTATTCATGGGACTCTTAGGGTTCATGTCTGCTCTGGTGGTCGGGAGACTGTTGTTGTGCATCAGTGCGTGAGTTTGTCCTGCATGCCTTTTTCGGGTGCCGTGCCCCCCAGCGCGCGGGCTACGGTAGTCATGTTGTGATCGAGCATGCCGATATAGGTCCCCTCGTAGGTTCCCGGTTCCCCCATCGCATCGGAGAAGAGTTCCCCTCCAATGACGATCTGATGTCCCTGAGCGCGGGCTCCTTCGATCAGAGCGGTAATGTTCTTTTTCGAAACGCTGCTTTCCACGAAGACCGCCTTGATCTTTTTCTTCACCAGCAGGTCGACGAGTTCGTTGATCCTTTTCAGACCGGCTTCCGATTCGGTGGAGATCCCCTGGACGCCCTGGACGTCGAGCCCATAGGCGCGGCCGAAATAGTTGAAGGCGTCGTGAGAGGTGATCAGTGTGCGGCTGTCTTCCGGGATTGTTTTCAGGGTTTTCTGTCCGTATTCGTGAAGTTGTTCCAACTGCTGTTTGTAGGCTTTGGCGTTGTTCTCATAGACGTCGGCATGTTTGGGGTCGTATTTGATTAAGGCATCTTTGACAGCATCGACGCACTGCGCCCAGGCGGAAACATCCATCCAGACATGGGGGTCGTAGTGACCGTGAAAGTCTTCCGGTTCCAGGAGCGTTTTTTCATCGATGAGCTCGGTGACGGCGAAGACCGGTTTGTTGCGCGAGACCTTGATCAGCGTGTCGGTCATTTTGCCTTCCAGCATCAGGCCGGAGTAGAAAACGATGTCCGAATTCATAATCGTTACGACATCATCGCGGCTGGCTTTGTGCATATGGGGATCGACGCCGGAGCCCATAATCTGATGGACGTCCACATATTCCTGTCCCACATTTTTGACGAGATCCGCCACCATTCCTACTGTTGCCGCGACCGGAATCGGGTAATTGATGGTGTAGCCGGATTCACCGGTTTTGGGTTCAGGCGTTGAATTTTCCTGCGACTGGCAGCCAGCCAGACAGATCAACGCCAGGACGAAAGCGAAGTGCTTTCTCATAGTAACATATGCTCCGATAAGGACTTATTGTGCACGAGGCTGCTAAAATGTAGCCTAGGCTACATTTTCTCCCATTTTATAGCAGGAGCAGCGTGAATGTCAACTCCAGAGAAATCCATTACTTTTTGGGTTTGAGGTGTTGATCAAAGAAGCCAATGACAGCGGGGCGGAGGTCGCGCTGTTTGGGTTGCAGATGGAAGCTGTGCGGAGCGCCTTCGATGATGATCAGCTCTGCCGGGATGCCTCCTTTTTTGAGCGCAGCCTGCAGGAGTTCGGACTGTGCCACGGGGACGAGCGCATCGCGGGTGCCGTGCAGAATCAGGAAGGGGGGATCATCGTTGGAAATATGCGTGACCGCGGAAGCCTGTTTGCTGAGTGCCTTTTCTTCATCCGAGAAGGAATTGAGCAGGTCGCGTGATCTGGCCAGGGTGATCAGATCGTGTACGCCATACATGGGAACGACGGCCTGAATGCGGGATGAAAAGCCGGCGTAGGGTTCTTTGGGTTCGAGTTGGGGATCATCGCCGGTGACAGCCAGCATTGCGACCAGATGTCCGCCGGCGGAACCGCCGATGGCCCCGATGTGATCGGCGTCGATCTGGTATTTATCAGCGTTCTTTCGCAGGAAGCGAACGGCGGTTTTACAATCCTGCAGATGACCGGGCCAGACCTGTTTGAGGTTGTCGGTGAAGCGGGACTGTTTTTTCGCGAGCTGATAATTGATGCTGGCACAGACGTAGCCTGCTTTGGCCAGGTTGGTGCCGATGTTGATTTCGCGGCGGGCGCCTTTGTCACCGCCGTGCCAGCCCCCGCCATGAATGATGACGACGGCAGGGTAAGGGCCTTTCCGGAAGTGGGGATCGGGGAGATAGAGGTCGAGTTTTTCTTTTCGGCCCGCGCCCAGATAGTCGACGTCTTTCTGAATCTTGACCTGGGAGAGTTCGCGTTTGACCCGTTCGGAGGGGGAGAGGAAGGTGACGCGATCACGGCCGGCGAGTTCGACGAGGTCTTTGATATCGAATGCTTTGAGCAGGCCGAAGCAGAAGAGTTCCGGTGCCTGGCTGACGGCTTTGTCCTGTTCGAGGATCTCTTTGAGAGAGCCGAACGAATCCTGCAGGCTGACGTTCGAGATGGCCTCGGGTTCGATATCCGCAGCGATGAGTGTGAACAGGCTGCTGCGTGGGCCGACTGCCTGAATCTGAACGGTGGACTGTTTCTGGTCGGACTTCAACCAGCGGGAAATGCCGGCAAGCTGGCTGGCCTGGATGCCCAGGGGGCGTTCTCCGACGGCTGCGACGAGCAGACCATACAGGAAGTCACGCTGACTGATTTTCGATTCTCCAAAATAGAAGGGATCGACGGCGAGCACGTTCTGTCCCTCTGCCAGTAGCTTTTCTACTGCCGTCGCCAGGCTTTGTCTTCCAGCGTCTGCGACGACGATCGTTGTCGATTTCGCAGGGCTGCGTGAGAATTCGACAGCGGGGACAGTCCAGTCCTGATCGACTTTCAGTTTCCAGAAAGTGACTTTTGTGTCACCCTCTGTTTTCTGGTCGACCTTAGTTCCAGACACTTTGGATTGAGTTGCGGAGATCAGTTTTTTGAGTGCTTCCCGCTGCTGTTCGGGTGTGGTTTTCTTTGCGGAGCGAGGCAGGTTCTGGCTGAGTTGGAGGGCCAGGGTGTGGAAGTCGGCATTGTCGGCGGGGAGTTCGACCTTTAGTTCCTCGGCGGTTTTGAGTTCCTCATCGCAGGGGATTTCTTTAACCGGCAGCGGTTTGCCAGGTTCGGAGAAGTGCGCCGAAAGCATGCGATAGAGTGCTTCGCGGTTGTCCTGGAGGAAGTTGTGCGTGCCGGGATCGTCGTTGATGTGCTTCTGCAGATTTTCTTCTTTGTCGTACAGCTTGAAGATCGGGAAGGCGGCTTTGAGCAGTGGAGGCTGGGCGTATCCCGCTTCGAAGCAGCAGTTATCTTTCGAGTTGTTGGTCAATAATGTCGGACGGGGAGCCCGCATTGCGGTGAGGTGGGTGTAGTCGGCGTAGAGGGCCAGGTCGTTGGGTGTCTGTTCGGAATCACCCAGGTCTTTGGTGTGATAGTCACGCGTGAGGAAGCTGGAATACCCGGCGACCGGATTAGAGAGTGTGACCCGTTCATCAAGGGAACTGATGAAGATCGTTTGCCAGCCGCCCCCGGAGAGGCCGGCGACCGCGACGCGTTTGGGGTCCGCATGAGGATGCGCGAGCAGAACGTCGAGTCCTTTTTTCATCGCGAGATAAAAGGGAGCGAGCCCGCTGGTGCCGCACAGGTCGAGCTGGTTCATTTTGTAATGGGTGAAGCCGGGAGAGCCGAGCTGGCCCATGCCGAGCCATTCGACGTTGAGAGCGAGCATACCCCGCTTGGCCTGGTTGATGCAGCGGACCTGTTTGTAGTCGGCGGCTTTCCCGTCTTTGCGGTCGTGCCCGTTGACATTCATCACAACGGGAACTTTGCCTGTCAGTTCATTGGGGATATAGAGCAGGGCGGGAACCCAGAGTCCGGGGACGGCTTCGAAGCGGAGCTTCTGGATTTTGTATTCGGGGCCGCCGGGAATGGTTTCTCCCCAGACGACGTTCAGTTTGGTGTCACGCCATTTGGCTGCTTCGCCGCGATAGACGACTTTGTCCAGCACATCTTTGCGGATGCGGCCAATGGTCTTTTCCCATTCGTCGACGCTGCTGACTTCGGGCATGCCGGGAACTTTGGGAGCGATATAAGCCTGGACCTCTTTCCACGGCTGGTCCTTGTCGAGAATCGGTTGTTTCAGCGAGGCCTGCAGGTCGGGTTCGGCTGCCGACAGGAGCGAGAGCGGCGCTGACAGCAGGCAGCAGAAAACGAACAGGTAGCGGGCAGGGTGATAGTGTGGCATAGCTGGAACTCCCGTTGATTTCAGGTGGGATCTAAAAGCAGGTTGTATTTATTCTGCGAAAAACGGAGAGGGAACACAAGTTCGTTAAGAAAATTAAAGAAGCAGTCTGCGCAGCGTGAAGCGGGGCGTCCCTCAGTCATGGAGAGATTCGGCGCTCAGGACTTTTTACCCAACTCGATGGAGCGTTGTGTGGCGGCGGCGACGGCATTCATCAGGCTGCTGCGGAGGCCTCCCGATTCGAGGGCGTGAATGCCGGCGATCGTGGTGCCGCCCGGACTGGTGACCGCGTCTTTGAGCGCGCCGGGATGTTCGCCCGTTTCGAGAACCATTTCGGCGGCCCCTTTGACGGTTTGTGCAGCGAGCTGGGTGGCGATGTGACGGGGCAGTCCCATGCGGACGCCACCATCACTGAGGGCTTCGATGATCTGATAGACGTACGCGGGGCCGGAGCCGGACAGACCGGTGACGGCGTCGAGTTGCGATTCGGGGACTTCGACGGCGATACCGACCGTGGAGAGCAGCGAGTCGACGAGGCTGGCATCGTCTTCGGTGGCTTTGCCTCCCCGGGCGAAGGCGGAGGCGCCCTGTTTGACCAGACAGGGGGTGTTGGGCATCACGCGGATGACGCGGATCGAGTCGCCCAGCGTTTCCAGGAAGAGTGCGAGCGGGGAGCCGGCGGCGATGGAGACCAATAGCTGTTTATGCGTGATGGTACCTTTGAGTTCCTGCAGGACTCCGGGCAGCTGCTGCGGTTTGACCGCGAGGATGACGATGTCGGACTGTTCAGCCACGGTGATATTGGAGGTGAGTGTATCAGCACCGGTTTCCTGGTTGAATTTTTCCCGGGCGGATTCATAAGTGTCGCTGGCACAGACGTTATCTGCGGAGGTGAAACCGGAGGAGATGAGTCCCCCTGCCAGGGCGGTCGCCATGCGTCCTGCACCAATAAAACCGACTTTCATTTGTCTACTGTCTGACATACTGGGGGGCTTTCTGCTGTCTGTGGCTGCCAATTCGGGATTGAGAGACCACTAATTTGTTCTGTCCTCAAATTTTCCGTCGGATAGTCACTGATTGAGGGGGCATAAACTGCTAAAATACGATAATCTGTATGCGCTGAACTTAGAATTGTAACACCAACGACCAGAATGTGCATCTGAGCCTGTTCTAGACGTGTTGATCCATAAATGCGAGCTGATTGCGAGATGAAGACGGCCGGTTATAATAAGCTGCAAAATGCAACCGGAAATGAAAGCCAAACGAGAATGTCCGACCTGGTTCCACCCCCAATTCGCGTGGGGGCGGTCTCTTATCTCAATTCGAAGCCGCTGATACAGGATCTGGAAGATCTCGCGGAAAATGCTGAACTGATGTTAGATTATCCGAGCCTGTTGGCCGATGATCTGGCGGCAGGGCGAATCGACGTGGGTCTGATTCCCTCGATCGAAGTGATTCGCAGCCCTGACTACGAAGTGATTTCGAATGCCTGTGTGGCGACACAGGGGCCGGTGCTGAGTGTGAAAATGTATAGTCGCGTCCCTTTGGGTCAGATCAAGCGGCTGGCACTGGACATGGGATCGCGGACAAGTGCGACACTGGTGCGAATCATGCTGGCGGAACAGTACGGGGTGTATCCGGAAGTGGAACCGCTGCCGATCGAGCAGACCATCGATGCGACGACCGCAGATGCGATTCTGTTGATTGGGGACCGGGCGATTCATACACCAAGTACGAAATTTGCTGCCACCTGGGACCTGGGTGAGGAGTGGTTACGCTGGACGGGACTGCCGTTCGTGTTCGCGATGTGGGCCGTGCGGCGGGATCAGGAAACGGGATCGCTGGAGACCGCATTGTGTCAGGCACGCGACAGAGGGGTTTCCATGCTGGACGAGATTGCCCGGCGGGAAGCACCGAAGCTGGGCATTGACGTGGCGGTAGCGGAAAGTTATCTGAAGAACAATCTGAGTTTTTATCTGGGATCCGCCGAGCGTTGCGGATTGCAGCTGTTTCAAGAATTAGCCATTAAAACGGGACTTGCTCCCGAGGGGGTTCCTCTTGTCTTCCGAAATTGCATCTCTGCTGGATAAAGCAGTCGCCGGCGAACGTCTGAACCGAGAAGAGGGACTCAAACTGATGGAGTCTCACGATCTGGTTGCGCTGGGCAAGGCAGCCAACGAAGTCACGAAGCGACTGCACCCCGAACCTTACCGCACTTATAACATCGACCGGAATATCAACTATTCGAATTCCTGTTCCGCGGTCTGCGATTTCTGTGCGTTTTACCGGAATCCGAAGTCGCCGGAAGTGTATGTGCTCAAACCGGAGCAGCTGTATCAGAAGATCGAAGAGACGATCGAACTGGGAGGAGACCAGATTCTGCTGCAGGGAGGACTGCATCC contains:
- a CDS encoding DUF1501 domain-containing protein, translated to MTGKHCSGPVNRREFMRIGSLALSGLSLPQLLSLRGEAAPTRPDTSVILLFLHGGPSQLETYDLKPDAPSDYRSLFNPISTNVPGMDLCELFPRQAKIADKFSLVRSLHHDVGIHSDGGIIVLTGKRPSKLDPTSQSKSEHPDFGSVTSVVRGLSDAGTPPYVSIPSKFYMVQPTYLGMQHGPFESTEPSSTSYRPPSLKLQAGMDGKHLLERRQLLKQFDRLRSDLDLTGDLHGNDKFRDLAFQMLTSPDAARSFEIDREPDSLRDRYGRNMWGQGCLLARRLAEAGCGVVSLFFNTPKTGQEFTNWDDHILNAGRPGHFAKYMQVRLPYMDQALATLIEDIHERSLDKKIMVVAVGEFGRTPRLSSNSSGTGRNHWPQAYTALFSGGNLKMGQVVGATNSKAEYPTHNPYTPQDMLATIYRHLGIDYSRSLVDHQGRPVPILPHGKPIAELT
- a CDS encoding metal ABC transporter permease gives rise to the protein MGGLEQWSWTLDGWIIVAGMLCAAATALLGNFLVLRKMSMLGDAITHAVLPGLAAAFLISDSRSSLPMFIGAVIAGILTALFTEWIRGFGKVDEGASMGVVFTSLFALGLVMIVQAADRVDLDPGCVLYGAIELTPADTVLVAGWEIPRVVVVLSIVFVINLLFVILFLKELKLSSFDPALATTTGFNATLIHYALMTLVAITAVASFEAVGNILVVAMFVVPPAAAYMLTDRLGVMLILSVLLAMLSAIIGHISAITVPYWFNFQSTSTAGMMAVSAGLLFVIAALFGPRHGVVIVFLRRQLLAWQILADDIVALMYRIEERDPELRPDALYLRDILFSRPLPTSLTLGYLVRHSQLVHANGTYTLTDTGRDRARQLVRSHRLWEHYLVEHAGMSAETIHRQAEQLEHFTDRELRDRLNADTLDTDQDPHGRPIPPEEHTP
- a CDS encoding metal ABC transporter permease, with product MSRGARILLLLMLLLPGPALLAAEGKTVHKQQSITDRSIEWPAWEDWKRVFLMQDYNTRIVILGTTLLGMSAGMIGSFALLRKRALMGDALSHATLPGIAIAFIIASTLGLNGKSLPILLTGAAISGLLGIAGILLIRNLTRLKEDAALGIVLSVFFGAGIALLSIVQQMQTGHAAGLESFIYGKTASMVASDAWLIGGAGLSCVLIALLLYKELTLLCFDEGFADSRGFPVILLDTILMGLVVVVTIIGLQAVGLILMISLLVIPPAAARFWTEKMFWLTFVAVVLGALSGMIGSGMSAIFPNLPSGAMIVLVATTMFLFSMIFGVPRGILVRKYRRYELNTKVNRQHLLRGLYEYLETHQQLPIDVTENVQPVSLSALEQMRSWSLPALKKIIRRAQDERLVTQLSDNRIQLTLSGLKEAARVVHEHRLWELYLITYAEVASSKVDQDADAIEHVLEPEVIAELEVLLVRQSTEGILQSPHAIDLQQPPVTPTVREAT
- a CDS encoding metal ABC transporter ATP-binding protein, with the translated sequence MNTSESQNPLPQSGLSPTEIPLSVYDLTVAYHRKPVIWDVSFDIPPGKLVGIVGPNGAGKSTLIKTIMELIPKASGRVNIFGKPYQKNRHRVGYVPQRESVDWDFPVDALDVVTMGLYREIGWCLPVRKKHRERALDALERVGIADYARRQISQLSGGQQQRTFLARALVQDADLYLMDEPFAAVDAATEKAIVKILQEMKQAGKTALVIHHDLQTVPEYFDYVILLNMRVIDHGPTADVFTPENLQKTYGGRLTLLEEATETMRRREQSL
- a CDS encoding metal ABC transporter solute-binding protein, Zn/Mn family; the protein is MRKHFAFVLALICLAGCQSQENSTPEPKTGESGYTINYPIPVAATVGMVADLVKNVGQEYVDVHQIMGSGVDPHMHKASRDDVVTIMNSDIVFYSGLMLEGKMTDTLIKVSRNKPVFAVTELIDEKTLLEPEDFHGHYDPHVWMDVSAWAQCVDAVKDALIKYDPKHADVYENNAKAYKQQLEQLHEYGQKTLKTIPEDSRTLITSHDAFNYFGRAYGLDVQGVQGISTESEAGLKRINELVDLLVKKKIKAVFVESSVSKKNITALIEGARAQGHQIVIGGELFSDAMGEPGTYEGTYIGMLDHNMTTVARALGGTAPEKGMQDKLTH
- a CDS encoding prolyl oligopeptidase family serine peptidase, producing the protein MPHYHPARYLFVFCCLLSAPLSLLSAAEPDLQASLKQPILDKDQPWKEVQAYIAPKVPGMPEVSSVDEWEKTIGRIRKDVLDKVVYRGEAAKWRDTKLNVVWGETIPGGPEYKIQKLRFEAVPGLWVPALLYIPNELTGKVPVVMNVNGHDRKDGKAADYKQVRCINQAKRGMLALNVEWLGMGQLGSPGFTHYKMNQLDLCGTSGLAPFYLAMKKGLDVLLAHPHADPKRVAVAGLSGGGWQTIFISSLDERVTLSNPVAGYSSFLTRDYHTKDLGDSEQTPNDLALYADYTHLTAMRAPRPTLLTNNSKDNCCFEAGYAQPPLLKAAFPIFKLYDKEENLQKHINDDPGTHNFLQDNREALYRMLSAHFSEPGKPLPVKEIPCDEELKTAEELKVELPADNADFHTLALQLSQNLPRSAKKTTPEQQREALKKLISATQSKVSGTKVDQKTEGDTKVTFWKLKVDQDWTVPAVEFSRSPAKSTTIVVADAGRQSLATAVEKLLAEGQNVLAVDPFYFGESKISQRDFLYGLLVAAVGERPLGIQASQLAGISRWLKSDQKQSTVQIQAVGPRSSLFTLIAADIEPEAISNVSLQDSFGSLKEILEQDKAVSQAPELFCFGLLKAFDIKDLVELAGRDRVTFLSPSERVKRELSQVKIQKDVDYLGAGRKEKLDLYLPDPHFRKGPYPAVVIIHGGGWHGGDKGARREINIGTNLAKAGYVCASINYQLAKKQSRFTDNLKQVWPGHLQDCKTAVRFLRKNADKYQIDADHIGAIGGSAGGHLVAMLAVTGDDPQLEPKEPYAGFSSRIQAVVPMYGVHDLITLARSRDLLNSFSDEEKALSKQASAVTHISNDDPPFLILHGTRDALVPVAQSELLQAALKKGGIPAELIIIEGAPHSFHLQPKQRDLRPAVIGFFDQHLKPKK